A stretch of the Thalassotalea euphylliae genome encodes the following:
- a CDS encoding DNA translocase FtsK: MYLMLALFTFDPADPGWSQTGYQTPVRNLGGSVGAYLSDLLLNLFGVIAYTLPFVIAVVGWLLFQRFYRLMQLDYLTLGLKLVGFFMFYIGVTSLASMNFDDIFYFSAGGILGDVLSGAFLPYFSFVGSTLLFLLLTCTGFVFLTGISWLEVIDNIGRYAIAVALYIAGLPKLIAEKFNSEPKEKPLENKRAIKEAKADVDENDPLFNESHLEDKTFEETPEPVKQAFEQSRFDGAEDDLAIAKQTNQNNDDYDEPPFAISDDLDDNLGNNFSDKLIENTGENIEPSIGDMGKERVEPFIEIDELMTGPLTVNVQENVSESEITAAFEPVEKIQVDEAPTLHDKINQQLDEQARAEADAAPDFASLPSLDLLDRSDKQKHPIDQAQLEQVSRLVEAKLSEFGIKADVVDVFPGPVITRFELDLAPGVKVSKITNLSKDIARSLSAKSVRVVEVIEGKSVIGIELPNKHRETVYFSDVLSCDTFEQSSSNLAMAIGSDISGKPVVADLAKMPHLLVAGTTGSGKSVAVNTMIVSILYKSSPEDVRMIMIDPKQVELSVYDGIPHLLSEVVTDMKEAANALRWCVGEMERRYQLMSKLGVRNLKGYNDKVAKGIAEGEPLIDPLWQPTDAFSNTPPTLEKLPSIVIVVDEFADMMMIVGKKVEELIARIAQKARAAGIHLILATQRPSADVITGLIKANIPTRMALRVQSRIESRIILDQQGAEQLLGMGDMFYLPPGEAVPVRVHGAFVNDDEVHAVVSDWKSRGEPNYLDEIKSGDTEQEILLPGEQAEAMEGAELDPLYDEALAFVSETRRVSISSVQRKFRIGYNRAARIVEDMEMQGAVSPPGHNGAREVLAPPPVKD, from the coding sequence ATGTATTTAATGTTGGCACTATTTACCTTTGACCCTGCAGACCCAGGCTGGTCGCAAACTGGCTATCAAACACCAGTACGAAATTTAGGCGGCTCGGTAGGTGCCTATTTATCTGATCTATTACTGAATCTCTTTGGGGTAATTGCCTATACCTTACCCTTTGTGATTGCCGTTGTTGGTTGGTTATTGTTCCAACGCTTTTATCGTCTTATGCAACTTGATTATCTGACTTTAGGGTTAAAACTGGTTGGCTTTTTTATGTTTTATATTGGCGTAACATCGCTTGCCAGCATGAATTTTGACGACATTTTTTACTTCTCTGCGGGCGGTATATTAGGCGATGTGCTTAGTGGAGCATTTCTACCATACTTTTCGTTTGTTGGCTCAACGCTACTGTTTTTACTACTAACTTGCACAGGTTTTGTCTTTTTGACAGGTATCTCGTGGTTAGAGGTGATTGATAACATAGGCCGCTATGCAATTGCCGTTGCTTTGTATATCGCAGGGCTACCGAAATTAATTGCTGAGAAATTTAATAGTGAGCCAAAAGAAAAGCCGCTAGAAAACAAAAGGGCAATAAAAGAAGCGAAAGCGGATGTCGATGAAAATGATCCGCTGTTTAATGAGTCACACTTAGAAGACAAAACATTTGAAGAAACCCCTGAACCTGTTAAGCAAGCATTTGAACAATCAAGGTTTGATGGTGCCGAAGACGACTTGGCAATAGCTAAACAAACTAATCAAAACAATGATGATTACGACGAACCGCCATTTGCTATCAGTGATGATTTAGATGATAACTTAGGCAATAACTTCAGCGATAAGTTAATTGAAAATACAGGTGAAAACATAGAGCCAAGCATTGGTGATATGGGCAAGGAGCGAGTTGAACCATTTATTGAAATAGATGAACTGATGACAGGGCCTTTAACAGTTAACGTGCAAGAAAATGTTAGTGAGTCTGAAATTACTGCCGCGTTTGAGCCAGTAGAGAAAATTCAGGTAGACGAGGCGCCAACGTTGCATGATAAAATTAATCAGCAGTTGGATGAGCAGGCAAGGGCAGAAGCGGATGCCGCACCTGATTTTGCATCGCTACCATCTCTAGACTTACTTGATCGTTCAGACAAACAAAAGCATCCGATAGATCAAGCGCAGCTTGAACAAGTATCACGCTTAGTTGAAGCCAAGCTTAGTGAGTTTGGTATCAAGGCCGATGTGGTAGATGTGTTCCCAGGCCCAGTTATCACTCGTTTTGAATTGGATCTAGCACCGGGCGTAAAAGTGAGCAAAATCACTAATCTATCGAAAGATATTGCCCGTTCGCTATCCGCGAAAAGTGTTCGCGTGGTCGAAGTGATTGAAGGAAAGTCAGTGATCGGTATCGAACTGCCGAATAAACATCGCGAAACCGTCTACTTCTCTGATGTACTCTCTTGTGACACTTTTGAGCAATCAAGTTCAAATTTAGCGATGGCCATTGGTAGTGATATTTCCGGTAAACCTGTCGTGGCTGATCTTGCCAAAATGCCGCACTTACTGGTTGCAGGTACCACAGGTTCTGGTAAGTCAGTTGCGGTAAATACCATGATTGTCAGTATCTTGTATAAATCGTCGCCTGAAGACGTTCGCATGATCATGATTGACCCTAAGCAGGTAGAACTTTCAGTTTACGATGGCATTCCACACTTATTGTCAGAAGTTGTTACCGACATGAAAGAAGCTGCTAATGCGTTGCGCTGGTGTGTGGGTGAAATGGAGCGTCGCTACCAATTAATGTCTAAGCTTGGTGTTCGTAACCTAAAAGGCTACAACGATAAAGTGGCAAAAGGTATCGCTGAAGGTGAGCCATTAATTGACCCATTATGGCAACCAACTGACGCTTTTAGCAATACACCACCTACGCTAGAAAAGCTGCCATCAATCGTAATTGTCGTGGATGAATTTGCCGACATGATGATGATTGTTGGTAAAAAAGTGGAAGAACTTATTGCGCGTATTGCACAAAAAGCACGTGCCGCTGGAATTCACTTAATTCTAGCTACGCAACGCCCATCTGCTGATGTTATTACCGGTCTAATTAAAGCCAATATTCCAACCCGTATGGCACTGCGCGTGCAGTCGCGCATTGAATCACGCATTATTCTTGATCAGCAAGGCGCAGAGCAGTTATTGGGTATGGGTGACATGTTCTATTTACCGCCAGGTGAAGCAGTGCCTGTGCGTGTGCATGGTGCCTTTGTCAACGACGATGAAGTACATGCTGTGGTTAGCGACTGGAAATCTCGTGGTGAACCAAATTACCTAGATGAAATCAAATCAGGTGATACTGAGCAAGAAATTTTGCTGCCGGGTGAGCAAGCGGAAGCGATGGAAGGAGCAGAGCTTGACCCACTTTATGATGAAGCGCTTGCGTTTGTGAGTGAAACGCGACGTGTTTCAATATCTAGCGTACAGCGTAAGTTCCGAATTGGCTATAACCGTGCGGCTCGTATCGTTGAAGATATGGAAATGCAAGGCGCGGTTTCACCACCGGGTCATAATGGCGCACGTGAAGTATTAGCACCGCCACCGGTCAAAGACTAG
- the lolA gene encoding outer membrane lipoprotein chaperone LolA yields the protein MKKNFVGMALFTSMANTMLTAMFTATLSVNSLAVEVNEQVLNSANTNELATSAANNLLVNNEAKTELLAKLAQLENLAASFTQNIYDVDNNLLQTGHGQFTLAAPNYLNWQTTSPEESTLVSDGETLWLFDPFIEQVTAYSLANSISNTPILLLTSTDESLWQQYEISQMANETFKVVAKSEDAQVKELLLAFSGDVLSGFTIVDATGQHSEFLLENIAANQTLASDVFSFQVPEGMLLDDQR from the coding sequence ATGAAAAAGAATTTTGTAGGTATGGCATTGTTTACTAGCATGGCCAATACCATGCTCACTGCCATGTTTACTGCGACTTTGAGTGTTAACTCCTTAGCTGTCGAAGTTAATGAGCAAGTACTAAATAGTGCAAATACTAATGAATTAGCTACGTCTGCAGCAAATAACCTGTTGGTAAACAACGAAGCTAAAACAGAGTTGCTGGCAAAACTAGCGCAGCTTGAAAACTTAGCAGCGAGCTTTACGCAAAATATTTATGATGTAGACAATAATCTGCTACAAACTGGGCACGGGCAGTTCACCTTAGCAGCTCCCAACTATTTAAACTGGCAAACGACATCTCCAGAAGAATCGACCTTAGTTTCTGATGGTGAAACCTTGTGGTTGTTCGACCCATTTATCGAACAAGTGACCGCTTATTCATTAGCCAATAGTATTAGCAATACACCTATTTTATTGCTAACCAGCACAGATGAATCACTTTGGCAGCAATACGAAATTAGCCAAATGGCCAATGAAACATTTAAAGTGGTTGCTAAAAGTGAAGATGCACAGGTGAAAGAATTGTTGCTAGCCTTTAGCGGGGATGTGCTATCAGGCTTTACCATTGTGGATGCAACTGGTCAGCACAGCGAGTTTCTTTTGGAAAATATCGCAGCAAACCAAACATTGGCAAGTGATGTATTTTCCTTTCAAGTCCCAGAGGGCATGCTGCTAGATGACCAGCGCTAA
- a CDS encoding replication-associated recombination protein A: MPLAARLRPKTLDDYVGQQHILGQGMPLRQAIEQQQSHSVIFWGPPGTGKTTLAEIMANHANAEIERISAVTDGIKEIRKAIEAAKDRLIHRQQRTVLFVDEVHRFNKSQQDAFLPHIEDGTIVFIGATTENPAFELNRALLSRARVYVLNKLMAEDLSQVYHNALTHINEDRVKNNLPAITFEAEAVNSLLSVASGDARRLLNLIENSLTHAVNGSAITEQQLLEVAGSKIALYDKGGDAFYDLISAFHKSVRGSDPDAALYWFARILTAGGDPLYVARRLLAIASEDVGNADPRALTIAINAWDTFQRVGPAEGERAIAQAAVYLALAPKSNAVYTAFKQAMAMAAQTSELDVPIHLKNATSNITKGLGHGHEYRYAHDEPNAFAAGECYFPPEISHTRFYQPTERGLEKQLKAKREYLDQLNRDSDEQRFK, encoded by the coding sequence ATGCCGCTCGCTGCCCGGCTTCGCCCCAAAACGTTAGATGATTATGTTGGGCAGCAACATATTTTGGGGCAAGGGATGCCGCTGCGCCAAGCGATTGAACAGCAGCAAAGTCATTCGGTTATTTTCTGGGGACCACCGGGTACTGGAAAAACCACATTAGCTGAGATCATGGCCAATCACGCTAATGCGGAAATTGAACGCATTTCGGCGGTCACTGACGGCATAAAAGAAATTCGTAAGGCAATTGAAGCGGCAAAAGACCGTTTGATTCATCGCCAGCAGCGCACGGTTTTGTTTGTTGATGAAGTGCATCGTTTCAACAAAAGTCAGCAAGACGCTTTTTTACCTCACATCGAAGATGGCACCATAGTATTTATCGGTGCGACGACAGAAAACCCAGCGTTTGAGTTAAATCGTGCTTTGTTATCTCGAGCACGGGTATATGTGCTAAATAAACTCATGGCTGAGGATTTAAGTCAGGTTTATCACAATGCGCTGACTCACATTAATGAAGACCGCGTAAAAAATAATTTACCAGCTATTACTTTCGAAGCTGAGGCCGTGAATAGCTTACTGTCGGTTGCCAGCGGTGATGCGCGGCGTCTACTCAATTTAATTGAAAACTCTCTGACTCACGCCGTTAATGGCTCAGCCATTACTGAGCAGCAATTGTTGGAAGTAGCGGGTAGTAAAATTGCGCTATACGATAAAGGCGGTGATGCCTTTTACGATTTAATCAGCGCTTTTCACAAATCAGTGCGTGGTTCAGATCCTGATGCGGCGTTATATTGGTTTGCCAGAATACTTACTGCAGGTGGAGACCCGCTATACGTTGCCCGTCGCCTGTTAGCCATTGCCAGCGAAGATGTGGGCAATGCTGACCCAAGAGCACTCACCATTGCCATAAATGCATGGGATACTTTCCAACGTGTTGGCCCGGCAGAAGGTGAGCGAGCAATTGCCCAAGCTGCGGTTTATCTGGCACTAGCGCCAAAGAGTAATGCTGTTTACACCGCGTTTAAACAAGCCATGGCGATGGCTGCGCAAACCAGTGAGCTAGATGTGCCTATTCATCTAAAAAACGCCACCAGCAATATCACCAAAGGGTTAGGGCATGGTCACGAATATCGGTATGCACATGACGAACCTAATGCTTTTGCCGCTGGCGAGTGTTATTTCCCACCAGAAATTAGCCATACACGGTTTTATCAGCCAACCGAGCGTGGCTTAGAAAAACAACTTAAGGCAAAACGAGAGTATTTAGACCAACTTAACAGGGATAGTGATGAGCAACGCTTTAAATAG
- the crcB gene encoding fluoride efflux transporter CrcB, giving the protein MSNALNSVSMYLLVALGGACGASLRFFISQLVLNWLGKGFPFATLIVNISGSFIMGLLYGLIEQGVIEVAITRTLIGIGFLGALTTFSTFSLDTVLLIQHGEYFKAVTNILLNVVLCVGAAALGIFLVTHR; this is encoded by the coding sequence ATGAGCAACGCTTTAAATAGTGTCAGTATGTATTTGCTAGTGGCACTTGGTGGTGCCTGTGGTGCAAGTTTACGGTTTTTTATTTCGCAATTAGTCCTAAATTGGCTAGGAAAGGGATTCCCTTTTGCGACATTGATCGTTAATATTTCGGGCTCATTTATAATGGGTCTGTTATACGGGCTTATAGAGCAGGGCGTTATAGAAGTCGCCATTACCCGAACATTGATTGGGATAGGCTTTCTAGGTGCATTAACGACCTTTTCAACGTTTTCATTAGATACTGTGCTGCTTATTCAGCATGGTGAGTATTTTAAAGCGGTTACCAATATACTGCTCAATGTTGTACTTTGTGTGGGTGCAGCAGCACTCGGTATATTTTTAGTAACCCATCGGTAA